The nucleotide sequence CTGGGTGGGCCTGCGCAGCCGCCATGGCCTCGGACGCGATCCTTACGATCCGCGCGACAACATCCTCGCAGGTACGGCGTATCTGCGCGAGATGTGGGACCGGTATGGCAATGTCGCGGCCATGCTTGCCGCCTACAATGCCGGTCCCGGTCGCTATGATGAGCATCTGGCGACAGGTCGCACTTTGCCCGCAGAAACACGCGCCTATGTCGCCACGCTCGCACCTGTTCTTGGGCTTGCGACTGCGCCTGATGTGCCGACGATCGCGCCGCCGCCACCGCCAGATTGGCGCGAAGCTCCGCTTTTCGTGGCGCAATCCAGCGGCAATTCGGTTGCAGCCAATCAGCCGTCGAACGACGTCCGCGCAACCGTTCCTATGCGCGTTTCCGTCGATCAGGAGCCGCAGGACGGCGGCATATTCGTGGCCCGTGCGAGCAATGGAGATGCGCCATGACCATGACGTCTCCACGCGCTTTCGGTCCGCTTCCGGTGTGCAGTCAGGCAAGGGGTCGCCTGGCTGCATTCCCGGCAGGAAGGGCAAAAAGGGCAGGGAAGGCGGAGGGCAAGATAAAGGAAACCGGCACCCTGTCGGGCCGGTTTCTGGGCAAACCCTTGTCTGCACACTGTTTTGGGGCGCGGCGCACGGCACCCTGCTTTTGGGTCTCGCGTGCCGCGATATGGCGCAAAGCCTTGGCTTTGCTGGATTTTGACCGGCACTATAGCCGAATATCTGCCGTTTGCGTGCTTAAACGGCATGGGATGCGCTCATGAGTGCCGAGGACGAGAACCGCTTTCGCCCCAGGTCAGGTCGGATCAAATCCGACGCGCCGAAGGTGGGCAAGGCGAAGAGCTTTCTGACGCAGGCGAAGAAGCTGGCGCGTCAGCATAGCAACGGCCCCGGCAGATCATCATCATTCGCATCACGGACGTCCTCGTCGCCTTCATCTGGTTCGGCCGGAAAGAGCGGGAAGGCATCGCGGACTGGCAAAGGTCCGGGCGTCAAGCGTGGCCGCGGCGCGGCCTTTGTCCGCGCACGCGCCCTGTCGGGCGGCTGGCGGCACAGTGCGGCCGGCGTGCGCCGCGTCGTCGTCAAAACCCGGTACGTTCAGAACGCGGGGAA is from Azospirillum fermentarium and encodes:
- a CDS encoding lytic transglycosylase domain-containing protein, which codes for MRSRALLLFTALLSAGSGLTPALAQVTQQPAPVTAHPHAAFIAEASQRFGIPEHWIRAVLRVESAGDVRAISSAGAMGLMQVMPDTWVGLRSRHGLGRDPYDPRDNILAGTAYLREMWDRYGNVAAMLAAYNAGPGRYDEHLATGRTLPAETRAYVATLAPVLGLATAPDVPTIAPPPPPDWREAPLFVAQSSGNSVAANQPSNDVRATVPMRVSVDQEPQDGGIFVARASNGDAP